A single region of the Aeromonas hydrophila subsp. hydrophila ATCC 7966 genome encodes:
- the infA gene encoding translation initiation factor IF-1 gives MAKEDSIEMQGTILETLPNTMFRVELENGHVVIAHISGKMRKNYIRILTGDKVTVALTPYDLSKGRIVFRSR, from the coding sequence ATGGCTAAAGAAGACAGTATTGAGATGCAGGGCACTATTCTCGAAACCCTGCCCAATACCATGTTCCGTGTGGAACTGGAGAATGGTCACGTGGTTATCGCTCATATTTCCGGCAAGATGCGCAAAAACTACATCCGTATCCTGACTGGGGACAAAGTAACGGTAGCTCTGACTCCGTACGATCTCTCCAAGGGACGTATTGTTTTCCGCTCTCGCTAA
- a CDS encoding arginyltransferase, producing the protein MTEEVILKVGLTPKHQCSYLGHEQEQLLVLMDHSLLNASGYERLLTAGFRRSGNDIYRPHCPACNACQSLRIHSERFVPSRSQKRIRQLNQDIELVLSYDDKPEYYQLYERYIRERHHDGSMYPPSRTQYKGFLHCDWMPPLYLEMRKDNRLIGVATTDLLPHSLSAMYTFFDPAHADRSLGTFAILSQLELARRTGRSWLYLGYLVEECRKMNYKRQYLPHERLIQGEWKNIDSKPE; encoded by the coding sequence ATGACCGAAGAAGTGATCCTCAAGGTAGGGCTGACCCCGAAGCACCAATGCAGCTATCTGGGTCATGAGCAGGAGCAATTGCTGGTGTTGATGGATCACAGCCTGCTCAATGCCAGCGGCTACGAACGCCTGCTGACGGCTGGCTTTCGGCGCAGCGGCAACGACATCTATCGTCCCCACTGCCCGGCCTGCAATGCCTGCCAGTCTCTACGCATCCACAGCGAGCGCTTCGTGCCGAGCCGCAGCCAGAAGCGGATCCGCCAGCTCAATCAGGATATCGAACTGGTACTCAGCTACGACGACAAGCCAGAGTACTACCAGCTCTATGAACGCTACATTCGCGAACGCCATCATGACGGCAGCATGTATCCCCCCAGCCGTACCCAGTACAAGGGCTTCCTGCACTGTGACTGGATGCCGCCCCTCTATCTGGAAATGCGCAAGGATAACCGGCTGATCGGGGTCGCTACCACGGATCTGCTGCCCCACTCCCTCAGCGCCATGTACACCTTTTTCGACCCGGCCCATGCCGATCGTTCCCTCGGTACCTTCGCCATTCTGAGCCAGTTGGAACTGGCCAGAAGAACCGGTCGCAGCTGGCTATATCTGGGCTATCTGGTGGAGGAGTGCCGCAAGATGAATTACAAGCGGCAGTATCTGCCCCATGAACGGTTGATACAGGGTGAATGGAAAAATATCGACAGCAAGCCCGAGTAA
- the aat gene encoding leucyl/phenylalanyl-tRNA--protein transferase: protein MSRYLTQLDDELCWFPDPEHALEEPNGLLAIGGDLSPARLLAAYHKGIFPWNEPHQPLLWWSPDPRGVIRPEQLHIGRTLRKFIRGTSFDISIDRAFNEVIAACAAPRRSASGTWISTPMIDAYRQLHRLGHAHSIEIWQEGQLQAGLYGLSLGRVFCGESMFSRIDNGAKLAMVALCQHFARHDGALIDCQMQNDFLATLGIEEWPRRQFLTTLAQLSRQPLAANCWQTGSILL from the coding sequence ATGTCTCGCTATCTTACCCAATTGGATGATGAGCTGTGCTGGTTTCCCGACCCCGAGCATGCCCTGGAGGAACCCAACGGCCTGCTGGCGATCGGCGGGGATCTCTCCCCGGCCCGTCTGCTGGCAGCTTACCACAAGGGGATCTTCCCGTGGAATGAACCCCACCAGCCGCTGCTGTGGTGGTCACCGGATCCCAGAGGCGTCATCCGGCCGGAACAGCTGCACATCGGTCGCACCCTGCGCAAATTTATCCGTGGTACCTCATTCGATATTTCCATCGATCGCGCCTTTAATGAGGTTATAGCGGCCTGCGCCGCGCCCCGTCGCAGTGCCAGTGGAACCTGGATTAGCACACCCATGATCGACGCCTATCGACAGTTGCACCGCCTTGGCCATGCCCACTCCATCGAGATCTGGCAGGAGGGTCAGTTGCAAGCCGGCCTCTATGGTCTCTCCCTCGGCCGGGTGTTCTGCGGCGAGTCCATGTTCAGCCGTATCGACAACGGCGCCAAACTGGCCATGGTGGCCCTCTGCCAGCACTTCGCCCGCCATGATGGCGCCTTGATCGATTGCCAGATGCAGAACGATTTTTTGGCCACCCTGGGAATAGAAGAGTGGCCGAGACGCCAATTTTTGACGACGCTGGCACAACTGAGCCGACAACCGCTGGCGGCCAATTGCTGGCAAACGGGGAGCATTCTGTTATGA
- a CDS encoding outer membrane lipoprotein — MKAIILIVSSLFCFVTAPAWAQVYERNTARPVNQVVFGQVETVRNITQRQILESEHSGWKTLGGAVLGGLLGNQFGGGHGREIATAVGALAGAAAAQQYQSGGTVVENKLVELLIRNEQNGLVNVIQDYDPAMVFMNGDKVRILYFDDGVRVDKTY, encoded by the coding sequence ATGAAGGCCATTATCCTGATAGTATCCAGCTTGTTTTGCTTTGTCACTGCGCCCGCCTGGGCGCAGGTCTACGAGCGCAATACGGCAAGACCCGTGAATCAGGTGGTGTTTGGCCAGGTCGAGACGGTGCGCAACATCACCCAGCGCCAAATTCTGGAATCAGAACACTCCGGCTGGAAAACATTGGGCGGCGCCGTCCTGGGGGGGCTGCTTGGTAACCAGTTTGGTGGCGGTCATGGTCGTGAAATTGCTACTGCGGTCGGTGCATTGGCGGGGGCGGCCGCGGCGCAGCAGTATCAATCGGGCGGCACTGTGGTGGAGAACAAGCTGGTGGAGCTGCTTATCCGCAACGAACAAAACGGGCTGGTCAACGTTATTCAGGATTACGATCCGGCCATGGTGTTCATGAACGGCGACAAGGTGCGCATCCTCTATTTCGACGATGGCGTGCGGGTCGACAAGACCTATTGA
- a CDS encoding response regulator, which produces MKQKILIVEDSLTIRRMLIQAIAQQTGLEIDAFDTLEGARHCRGEEYVVALVDLTLPDAPSGEAVKVLLERGLPVVILTADISEEKRAAWLEAGVLDYVMKDSRHSLQYAVSLVHRLYLNQRIEVLVVDDSRTSRHRTMAQLRKQLLQVHEASHAREALAQLEQNPAIRLVLVDYYMPEIDGISLVRMLRERYSKQQLAIIGISVSDKRGLSARYLKQGANDFLNQPFEPEELQCRVSHNLEALEQFNSIQESANRDYLTGLYNRRYWFNEGQKWFEEHQRQETPLALCVLDVDHFKQVNDHWGHAIGDQLLCHLTRLLTQFFPDAMIARFGGEEFALMVPHCTVPVLLKRLEGLRQQMRQQPLSRETPLFVRASFGVIKVGRGSMDEALSEADRLLYQAKNTGRDKIVSQDSSA; this is translated from the coding sequence ATGAAACAGAAAATATTGATAGTCGAGGACAGTCTGACCATTCGACGGATGCTGATCCAGGCCATTGCCCAGCAAACCGGGCTGGAGATCGATGCATTCGACACCCTGGAGGGTGCCCGCCACTGTCGGGGAGAAGAGTACGTGGTGGCACTGGTGGATCTGACCCTGCCGGATGCCCCCAGCGGGGAAGCGGTCAAGGTGTTGCTGGAGCGGGGCTTGCCGGTGGTGATCCTCACTGCCGATATCAGCGAGGAGAAGCGCGCAGCCTGGCTGGAAGCTGGGGTGCTGGACTATGTGATGAAGGATTCACGCCACTCCCTGCAATACGCCGTCAGCCTGGTTCATCGCCTCTACCTCAACCAGCGCATCGAAGTGCTGGTGGTCGATGATTCACGCACCTCCCGCCACCGCACCATGGCCCAGTTGCGCAAGCAGCTGCTGCAGGTGCATGAGGCGAGCCACGCCCGCGAAGCCCTGGCCCAGCTCGAACAGAACCCGGCCATTCGGCTGGTGCTGGTCGACTACTACATGCCAGAAATTGACGGGATCAGCCTGGTGCGCATGCTGCGCGAGCGTTACAGCAAGCAGCAGCTCGCCATCATCGGCATCTCGGTGTCGGACAAGCGCGGCCTCTCCGCCCGCTACCTCAAGCAGGGTGCCAACGACTTCCTCAACCAGCCGTTCGAACCGGAAGAGCTGCAATGCCGGGTCAGCCATAACCTGGAAGCGCTGGAGCAATTCAACAGCATCCAGGAGTCGGCCAATCGCGACTACCTGACCGGGCTCTACAACCGGCGCTACTGGTTCAATGAAGGACAGAAATGGTTCGAGGAACACCAGCGTCAGGAGACGCCCCTTGCACTGTGCGTGCTCGATGTGGATCACTTCAAGCAAGTCAACGATCACTGGGGCCATGCCATCGGCGATCAGTTGCTCTGCCACCTCACCCGGCTGCTCACCCAGTTCTTCCCCGATGCCATGATCGCCCGCTTCGGTGGCGAGGAGTTTGCCCTGATGGTGCCCCACTGCACCGTGCCGGTGCTGCTCAAACGGCTGGAGGGGCTGCGCCAGCAGATGCGCCAGCAACCCCTGTCCAGAGAGACGCCGCTGTTTGTTCGCGCCAGTTTCGGGGTGATCAAGGTCGGGCGCGGTTCCATGGACGAGGCACTGAGCGAGGCGGATCGCCTGCTCTATCAGGCAAAGAACACCGGCCGTGACAAGATAGTGTCGCAGGACTCATCGGCCTGA
- the trxB gene encoding thioredoxin-disulfide reductase gives MSQVTHSKLLILGSGPAGYTAAVYAARANLNPLLITGMQQGGQLTTTTEVENWPGDPEGLTGPALMERMKEHAEKFDTRILFDHINEVQLTQRPFRLKGDNGEYTCDALIIATGASAKYLGLPSEEAFKGRGVSACATCDGFFYRNQEVAVVGGGNTAVEEALYLANIAKKVHLIHRRDEFRAEKILIKRLHDKVASGNIVLHTHQTLDEVLGDDMGVTGVRLRNTQNDTTTDLPLMGVFIAIGHQPNTQIFAGQLDMQNGYLKVRGGLDGFATQTSIEGVFAAGDVADHTYRQAITSAGTGCMAALDAERYLDAQ, from the coding sequence ATGAGCCAAGTCACTCATAGCAAACTGCTGATCCTGGGGTCAGGCCCGGCGGGTTACACTGCCGCCGTCTATGCCGCCCGTGCCAATCTCAATCCGCTGCTCATCACCGGCATGCAGCAAGGCGGTCAGCTGACTACCACCACCGAAGTGGAGAACTGGCCCGGTGACCCCGAGGGGCTTACCGGTCCGGCCCTGATGGAGCGCATGAAAGAGCATGCGGAGAAGTTCGACACCCGCATTCTGTTTGACCACATCAATGAAGTGCAGCTGACCCAGCGTCCGTTCCGTCTCAAGGGCGACAACGGCGAATACACCTGTGATGCGCTGATCATCGCCACCGGCGCCTCCGCCAAGTACCTAGGCCTGCCTTCCGAAGAGGCCTTCAAGGGCCGCGGCGTCTCCGCCTGCGCCACCTGTGACGGCTTCTTCTATCGCAATCAGGAAGTGGCCGTGGTCGGCGGCGGCAACACCGCCGTGGAAGAGGCGCTCTATCTGGCCAACATCGCCAAGAAGGTGCACCTCATTCACCGTCGCGACGAGTTCCGCGCCGAGAAGATCCTGATCAAGCGTCTGCACGACAAAGTGGCCAGCGGCAATATCGTGCTGCACACCCACCAGACTCTGGACGAAGTGCTGGGCGACGACATGGGGGTGACCGGCGTGCGTCTGCGCAACACCCAGAACGACACCACCACCGACCTGCCACTGATGGGCGTCTTCATCGCCATCGGTCACCAGCCCAATACCCAAATCTTCGCCGGCCAGCTGGATATGCAGAACGGCTATCTGAAGGTGCGTGGCGGCCTCGACGGCTTCGCCACCCAGACCAGCATCGAAGGGGTATTTGCCGCCGGTGACGTGGCCGACCACACCTACCGCCAGGCCATCACCTCGGCCGGCACCGGCTGTATGGCCGCCCTCGATGCCGAGCGCTATCTGGACGCGCAATAA
- a CDS encoding alanine dehydrogenase, translated as MIIGVPKEIKNHEYRVGMAVASVRELTARNHTVFAQSGAGSGIDSGGADYRAATAAILSCIAAIFTAADVSIRLKT; from the coding sequence ATGATTATCGGTGTACCTAAAGAAATAAAAAACCATGAATACCGCGTAGGCATGGCTGTGGCCAGTGTACGTGAACTGACAGCACGAAACCATACTGTTTTCGCCCAAAGCGGCGCAGGAAGCGGCATTGATTCAGGTGGTGCAGATTATCGCGCTGCCACTGCCGCTATTTTGTCCTGCATTGCAGCAATTTTCACCGCGGCCGACGTATCCATCAGACTCAAAACATAA
- the lrp gene encoding leucine-responsive transcriptional regulator Lrp, whose amino-acid sequence MMEAKSRLKDLDRIDRNILNELQKDGRISNVELSKRVGLSPTPCLERVRRLERQGYIEEYAAILNPHYLDASLLVFVEITLNRGAPDVFEQFNKAVQVLEEIQECHLVSGDFDYLLKTRVSDMSAYRRLLGETLLRLPGVNDTRTYVVMEEVKQSSRLVISTR is encoded by the coding sequence ATGATGGAAGCTAAGAGTCGGCTAAAGGATTTGGACAGGATTGACCGCAACATTCTGAATGAGCTGCAAAAGGATGGCAGAATTTCGAACGTTGAGTTGTCCAAACGAGTTGGCCTGAGTCCTACACCGTGTCTGGAACGGGTTCGTCGCCTCGAGCGACAAGGGTATATCGAAGAGTATGCCGCCATTCTGAACCCTCATTATCTGGACGCGTCTCTGCTGGTATTCGTGGAAATTACCCTCAATCGCGGTGCCCCCGATGTGTTTGAGCAGTTCAACAAGGCTGTTCAGGTGCTCGAGGAGATCCAGGAGTGCCATCTGGTCTCCGGCGATTTCGACTATCTGCTCAAGACCCGAGTCAGCGACATGTCGGCCTATCGCCGTCTGCTGGGGGAAACCCTGCTGCGTCTGCCCGGTGTCAACGACACTCGCACCTATGTGGTGATGGAAGAGGTCAAACAGAGCAGTCGTCTGGTGATCAGCACCCGTTGA
- a CDS encoding DNA translocase FtsK, translating to MADKKLFTPLSGTQRIFEAVLIAITLMAAYLLLALLSYHPADPGWSQTSWQGEVKNLAGSAGAWLADITMFTFGAFSYLVPPLVVLLGWSLFWRPSRLLDVDYLTLSVRIVGFVLTVLGMSAIASMNFNDLQNFSAGGLVGDVISSAVVPLFGGVGANLMLLCFVATGITLFTGWSWLTIVERIGAACTGSVSAVYHFPTTLGRWLTGGWRQPRVEGPDPLLEGGVGAIELDDEEDEPHSSWTRRPKEKAATKSQKAKSDEWLPELDEDTFQFDPQFDDEDDEPAPVAKAKRAATNGARRQPALVTADDEDDDLDLPWAEGDEEAPAPAAPTPGKPKRRLQPGLPPLPSIELLDRPPAKTQMMSKDELERMGRLVEAKLADYNVQAKVVGVYPGPVITRFELDLAPGMKASKITNLSRDLARSLSASSVRVVEVIPGKTFVGIELPNRVRQTVYLRETLDCDAFRDSRNPLTMGLGQDIAGEPVVVNLAKMPHLLVAGTTGSGKSVGVNTMIISMLYKSTPDDLRFIMIDPKMLELSVYEGIPHLLTEVVTDMKDAANALRWCVGEMERRYKLMSAVGVRNLKGYNDKVLAAIEEGEPLLDPLWRPGDSMDQMPPELEKLPHIVVVVDEFADMMMIVGKKVEELIARIAQKARAAGIHLILATQRPSVDVITGLIKANIPTRISFQVSSKIDSRTIIDQGGAESLLGMGDMLYMPAGTSNPTRVHGAFVDDHEVHKVVADWKLRGEPNYIEEILSGESGGEGGSGEYGGGDDEELDPLFDEAVAFVVESRRGSTSSVQRKFKIGYNRAARLIEQMENQGIVSAPGGNGQRDVLAPPPVRD from the coding sequence TTGGCCGATAAAAAGCTGTTTACTCCTTTATCAGGTACACAACGGATCTTCGAAGCCGTCTTGATCGCCATCACCCTGATGGCTGCCTATCTCTTGCTTGCCCTGTTGTCCTACCACCCCGCCGATCCCGGTTGGTCCCAGACCTCCTGGCAAGGGGAGGTGAAAAACCTCGCCGGCAGCGCGGGGGCCTGGCTCGCCGACATCACCATGTTTACCTTCGGGGCGTTTTCCTATCTGGTTCCTCCCTTAGTCGTGCTGCTGGGCTGGAGCCTGTTCTGGCGCCCAAGCCGCCTGCTCGATGTGGATTACCTCACCCTGTCGGTGCGCATCGTCGGCTTCGTGCTGACCGTGCTCGGCATGTCCGCCATCGCCAGCATGAACTTCAATGATCTGCAGAATTTTTCCGCCGGCGGCCTGGTGGGGGACGTGATCTCCTCCGCCGTGGTGCCGCTGTTTGGCGGGGTCGGTGCCAACCTGATGCTGCTCTGCTTTGTGGCCACCGGCATCACCCTGTTCACCGGCTGGTCCTGGCTGACCATCGTCGAGCGAATCGGGGCCGCCTGCACCGGTTCGGTCAGCGCCGTTTACCATTTTCCCACCACCCTCGGCCGCTGGTTGACCGGCGGCTGGCGCCAGCCTCGGGTTGAGGGACCGGATCCCTTGCTGGAAGGGGGCGTGGGTGCCATCGAGCTCGATGACGAGGAAGATGAACCGCACTCCAGCTGGACCCGTCGTCCCAAGGAAAAAGCCGCAACCAAGAGCCAGAAGGCCAAGTCCGATGAGTGGCTGCCCGAGCTTGATGAGGATACCTTCCAGTTCGACCCGCAGTTTGACGATGAAGATGACGAGCCGGCCCCGGTAGCCAAGGCCAAGCGAGCCGCCACCAACGGTGCCCGTCGTCAGCCAGCCCTGGTCACGGCCGATGACGAGGACGATGATCTGGATCTGCCCTGGGCGGAAGGGGATGAAGAGGCGCCTGCGCCGGCTGCTCCCACGCCCGGCAAGCCCAAGCGCCGCCTGCAACCTGGGCTGCCCCCCTTGCCCAGCATCGAGCTGCTGGATCGTCCGCCCGCCAAGACCCAGATGATGAGCAAGGACGAGCTGGAGCGCATGGGCCGGCTGGTGGAGGCGAAACTGGCCGACTACAACGTGCAGGCCAAGGTGGTGGGTGTCTATCCGGGCCCCGTCATCACCCGTTTCGAACTGGATCTGGCGCCTGGCATGAAGGCGAGCAAGATCACCAACCTCTCCCGCGATCTGGCCCGCTCTCTGTCGGCCAGCAGCGTGCGGGTGGTGGAAGTGATCCCGGGCAAGACGTTCGTCGGGATCGAGCTGCCCAACCGGGTGCGTCAGACCGTCTACCTGCGCGAGACCCTCGACTGTGACGCCTTCCGCGACAGCCGCAACCCGCTCACCATGGGGTTGGGTCAGGACATCGCCGGCGAACCCGTGGTGGTGAACCTCGCCAAGATGCCCCATCTGCTGGTGGCCGGTACCACCGGCTCCGGTAAGTCGGTGGGGGTGAACACCATGATCATCTCCATGCTCTACAAGTCGACGCCGGACGATCTGCGCTTCATCATGATCGACCCCAAGATGCTGGAGCTGTCGGTCTACGAGGGGATCCCCCATCTGCTGACCGAGGTGGTGACCGACATGAAGGACGCCGCCAACGCCCTGCGCTGGTGCGTGGGCGAGATGGAGCGTCGCTACAAGCTGATGTCGGCGGTCGGGGTGCGCAACCTCAAGGGCTACAACGACAAGGTGCTGGCGGCCATCGAGGAAGGGGAACCCCTGCTGGATCCGCTGTGGCGTCCGGGCGACTCCATGGACCAGATGCCGCCTGAGCTGGAAAAACTGCCCCACATCGTCGTGGTGGTGGACGAGTTTGCCGACATGATGATGATCGTCGGCAAGAAGGTGGAGGAGCTGATCGCCCGTATCGCCCAGAAGGCGCGGGCGGCCGGTATCCACCTGATCCTCGCGACCCAGCGTCCGTCGGTGGATGTCATTACCGGTCTTATCAAGGCCAACATCCCGACCCGTATCTCGTTCCAGGTGTCGAGCAAGATCGACTCCCGTACCATCATCGATCAGGGCGGCGCCGAATCCCTGCTCGGCATGGGCGACATGCTCTACATGCCGGCCGGTACCTCCAACCCGACCCGGGTGCACGGCGCCTTTGTCGACGACCACGAGGTGCACAAGGTGGTGGCGGACTGGAAACTGCGCGGCGAGCCGAACTACATCGAGGAGATCCTCTCCGGTGAATCCGGCGGCGAGGGCGGCAGCGGCGAATATGGCGGTGGTGACGACGAAGAACTCGACCCCCTGTTCGACGAGGCGGTGGCCTTCGTGGTGGAGTCGCGCCGCGGCTCTACCTCCAGCGTGCAACGCAAGTTCAAGATTGGTTACAACCGGGCGGCCCGTCTCATCGAGCAGATGGAAAACCAGGGCATCGTCAGCGCCCCGGGCGGCAATGGTCAGCGCGACGTGCTGGCCCCGCCACCGGTACGGGACTAA
- the lolA gene encoding outer membrane lipoprotein chaperone LolA, whose product MKKQLLMGTVLLVASSQVWADAASDLKQKLAGVSLFSAKFAQTVYDSKGKELQRAGGDLLVQRPNRFNWHTTSPDESLIVADGKDVWVYDPFVEQVTALKMKDAVLNTPFVLIAGNDNSLWKNYDVTQEGDVYTVTSRNQDELIASFRITFDRQNNISRFDVKEAQGQWSEFTLSNFNRKPVLKGNEFVFKIPKGVALDDQR is encoded by the coding sequence ATGAAAAAACAACTGTTGATGGGCACTGTGCTGCTGGTTGCCAGCAGCCAGGTATGGGCTGACGCGGCCAGCGATCTCAAGCAGAAGCTGGCGGGGGTGAGCCTCTTCTCCGCCAAGTTTGCCCAGACCGTCTATGACAGCAAGGGCAAGGAGCTGCAGCGCGCCGGCGGCGATCTGCTGGTGCAGCGCCCCAATCGCTTCAACTGGCACACCACCTCGCCGGACGAGAGCCTGATCGTGGCCGATGGCAAGGATGTCTGGGTCTATGATCCCTTCGTCGAGCAGGTCACCGCCCTCAAGATGAAGGATGCGGTGCTCAACACCCCCTTTGTACTGATCGCCGGCAACGACAACAGCCTCTGGAAGAACTATGACGTGACCCAGGAAGGGGATGTCTATACCGTCACCAGTCGCAACCAGGACGAGCTGATCGCCTCCTTCCGCATCACCTTCGACAGGCAGAACAACATCAGCCGCTTCGACGTGAAAGAGGCCCAGGGCCAGTGGAGCGAGTTCACCCTGAGCAACTTCAACCGCAAGCCGGTGCTCAAGGGCAACGAATTTGTCTTCAAGATCCCGAAGGGGGTCGCGCTGGACGATCAGCGCTGA
- a CDS encoding replication-associated recombination protein A, whose translation MSNLSLDFSSDFRPLAARMRPQTLEQYIGQQHILGPDKPLRKAILAGHCHSMILWGPPGTGKTTLAELMAHYCQAEVERLSAVTSGIKEIRAAIDKAKENSWRGVRTILFVDEVHRFNKSQQDVFLPHIEDGTITFIGATTENPSFELNNALLSRARVYLLKRLEEEDILTLIDQAMQDARGLNDPALTFAPGVKEALAKAVDGDGRKSLNYLELLADMAEPDGSGHKLIDSTLLAAVVGEHVARFDKGGDHFYDLISAVHKSIRGSAPDAALYWYARMVSAGCDPLYIARRLLAIASEDVGNADPRAMQVALSAWDCFHRIGPAEGERAIAQAIVYLACAPKSNAVYTAWKAALHDAKNLPDFEVPPHLRNAPTKLMSELGYGAEYRYAHDEPGAYAAGEQYFPPELAGKQYYQPTERGLEKQIAQKLDYLHELDRQSPRQRDK comes from the coding sequence ATGAGCAACTTGTCGCTGGATTTCTCGTCGGACTTTCGTCCGTTGGCGGCCCGGATGCGGCCGCAAACCCTCGAGCAGTACATCGGTCAACAACATATCCTGGGGCCTGACAAGCCCCTGCGCAAAGCGATCCTGGCCGGCCACTGCCACTCCATGATCCTGTGGGGGCCTCCCGGCACCGGCAAGACCACGCTGGCCGAGCTGATGGCCCACTACTGCCAGGCCGAGGTCGAGCGGCTCTCGGCGGTCACCTCCGGTATCAAGGAGATCCGCGCCGCCATCGACAAGGCCAAGGAGAACAGCTGGCGCGGGGTGCGCACCATCCTGTTCGTGGACGAGGTGCACCGTTTCAACAAGAGCCAGCAGGACGTGTTCCTGCCTCACATCGAAGATGGCACCATCACCTTCATCGGTGCCACCACCGAAAACCCCTCGTTCGAACTGAACAACGCGCTGCTCTCCCGGGCCCGGGTCTATCTGCTCAAACGGCTGGAGGAGGAGGACATCCTCACCCTGATCGATCAGGCGATGCAGGACGCTCGCGGGCTCAATGATCCGGCGCTGACCTTCGCCCCCGGGGTGAAGGAGGCGCTGGCCAAAGCGGTGGATGGGGACGGGCGCAAGTCCCTCAACTACCTGGAGCTGCTGGCCGACATGGCCGAGCCTGACGGCAGCGGCCACAAGCTTATCGACAGCACCCTGCTGGCCGCCGTGGTGGGGGAGCACGTGGCGCGCTTCGACAAGGGGGGCGATCACTTCTACGACCTCATCTCGGCGGTGCACAAGTCCATTCGCGGCTCGGCGCCGGATGCGGCGCTCTACTGGTATGCCCGCATGGTGAGCGCCGGTTGCGATCCGCTCTATATTGCGCGCCGGTTGCTGGCGATTGCCTCCGAGGACGTGGGCAATGCCGACCCGCGAGCCATGCAGGTGGCGCTCTCGGCCTGGGACTGCTTCCACCGCATCGGACCGGCGGAAGGGGAGCGGGCCATTGCCCAGGCGATCGTCTATCTCGCCTGCGCGCCCAAGAGCAATGCGGTTTACACCGCCTGGAAGGCGGCGCTTCACGATGCCAAGAACCTGCCGGACTTCGAGGTGCCGCCGCACCTGCGCAATGCACCGACCAAGCTGATGAGCGAGCTGGGCTATGGCGCCGAGTACCGTTACGCCCACGACGAGCCCGGTGCCTATGCCGCCGGCGAGCAGTACTTCCCGCCCGAGCTGGCCGGCAAGCAGTACTATCAGCCCACCGAGCGTGGGCTGGAGAAGCAGATAGCCCAGAAGCTCGACTATCTGCATGAGCTGGATCGGCAGAGCCCGCGGCAACGGGACAAATAG